The following coding sequences are from one Xiphias gladius isolate SHS-SW01 ecotype Sanya breed wild chromosome 14, ASM1685928v1, whole genome shotgun sequence window:
- the LOC120798570 gene encoding uncharacterized protein LOC120798570 isoform X3, with protein MMRTDSKGRSASPHRITYKSDFHAIKCSFDTGTSLHQGTKAAAGPQRSAVHPNRLLYSLSDPIMSHTSNSSSTGSRGRVHSTRGTKIRDNIFLQMDSQQLRQDGGPVLSSGSTLLLPPQNPSLQLQTSPFSGSRCSVMSTSSALSTVASISIPESSLQDKPSRSDEIRDIDRAALAQKFSVTRRLFETKVMEVGGVSKPVTGRGSKGMADGKVEGEDGRGGNSQLEKGEEASGKRKHTEEDGFDKDINLPVINISSPKSPAPMFLTRHPKSPVSDGPAEAANKSPSHPDKHGQTTGTQGEEERVESTNLDLCLTPEEPVRAELVDVKTESSESDENEEEKEQKEIKQWLEDKEGKYVNKIVGEHVEALADDVFEESSMETTPGPYTLENKVELRAGEGGPVAPSEHQRQLSRSMPCKKETKDDKESGGDKYQQVNEQWEGEREEQYGEFIAWAKKKSTEKGDNRWGKTDAGVEESAGRKERGMMQEEDVDKEVEGKRKGESEEREWRQCQEKERTEKEEKREREEGTTSEHANEEVKHVAFSGDSDGKDDIGGGKESLENKAFVYDQESQFHPKQSTSPRQDFENTLHAGNQILLEYEEIPGVPDQDDEDASEEVKRKVRFSSAPIKVYSTYSNAEYDRHNEDIDPVSASAEYELEKRVDRMDVFPVEIEKGHGGLGISIIGMGVGADQGLEKLGIFVKTITERGATQRDGRIQVNDQIVEVDGVSLVGVSQLFAATILKNTSGLVKFLIGREKEGVESEVARLINESLEMDKASRKRERAGGDEDSDGSVSEEGSVAEEEEEDEEEEDEEEDVSILSGLDNYQLCLKYQQLQSKLRSRMAQLHHTREKLKAWEEQQAFWESQKTELEQRVEDGEEKADKLEKYWQEAQTLCRVVSQRLADAQSQSESLEIKYGKAKRLVREYQNREEEREKREADLRREMEAREKQHSDTIERLQIQIAQLEKKEPVAERKNHSVDSSVIGSEWSIPVPNTGRLDSSAHIARAQLAQKSKRHPPSRDKLRESFRKQEDAVQKPEESQSLSAPTVVQRSSRSDMSSTSSLSTLSPHPPTSSIFTPPIYITDTVTPSPCKLSASRKSKRRFPDFSGLRKSLSKRRSGKHSRRSTNNRGSFGDLVDEPAGVSPSGSVTSMPSCLPFPWFGERGREREEEEERERGRERLRSVSSSSLPYLTTTGRRDQTLDDDPVPTNNNNQWQSQPILEWNNQQVCLWLIAMNLDQYTSEFATRGVDGTQLLNMDSEKLKALGVCSQSDRSALKKKLKDMKKREEREQRKVEKRPKEEKEKEKNAVLGQENEGKECVRVMMEKSVKDVRHSGKTVRTESLL; from the exons ATGATGCGGACGGACAGCAAAGGCCGAAGTGCCTCCCCTCACAGGATAACCTACAAGTCTGACTTCCATGCCATTAAATGTTCATTTGACACCGGGACCAGTCTTCACCAAGGGACCAAAGCTGCTGCTGGTCCTCAGCGCTCTGCTGTGCATCCAAACAGGCTGCTATACAGCCTGTCAGATCCCATTATGTCCCACACCAGCAATAGCAGCAGCACAGGCAGCAGAGGGAGAGTCCACAGCACCAGGGGGACCAAGATCAGAGACAACATCTTCCTCCAAATGGACAGCCAGCAGCTTAGACAAGATGGTGGTCCAGTGCTGAGTTCTGGCTCCAcactcctccttcctccccaaAATCCTAGCCTGCAGCTCCAAACATCACCTTTCTCTGGATCCAGATGTTCAGTCATGAGTACCTCATCAGCTCTGAGCACTGTGGCCAGCATTTCTATCCCAGAATCCTCTCTGCAAGATAAACCGTCCAGATCGGATGAGATAAGGGATATTGACAGAGCCGCTCTGGCTCAGAAGTTCTCTGTTACCCGGAGGTTATTTGAGACCAAGGTGATGGAGGTTGGAGGAGTTTCAAAACCTGTGACTGGCAGAGGAAGTAAGGGGATGGCGGATGGGAAAGTAGAAGGAGAggatgggagaggaggaaacagccAGCTGGAAAAAGGGGAAGAGGCAAGTGGGAAAAGGAAGCACACAGAGGAGGATGGCTTTGATAAAGACATAAACCTACCTGTCATAAATATTTCCTCGCCAAAGTCTCCTGCACCCATGTTCCTGACAAGGCACCCTAAATCTCCTGTATCAGATGGCCCTGCTGAAGCAGCCAACAAATCTCCCTCCCACCCTGACAAACATGGTCAAACCACAGGAacacagggagaggaagaaagggtaGAAAGCACTAATCTTGACCTCTGCTTGACCCCTGAGGAGCCAGTGAGAGCAGAACTCGTTGATGTAAAGACCGAGTCATCAGAAAGTGATGAgaatgaagaggaaaaggagcaaAAAGAGATCAAACAATGGCTTGAGGACAAGGAGGGAAAGTATGTAAACAAAATTGTAGGAGAACATGTGGAGGCCCTAGCGGATGATGTTTTTGAAGAATCAAGCATGGAAACAACACCAGGACCTTATACGCTGGAAAACAAAGTGGAACTAAGAGCAGGAGAAGGTGGGCCAGTTGCTCCCTCAGAACACCAGAGGCAGTTATCCAGAAGCATGCCATGTAAAAAAGAGACTAAAGATGACAAGGAAAGTGGAGGAGACAAGTATCAGCAGGTGAATGAACAATGGGAGGGTGAAAGGGAGGAGCAGTACGGAGAGTTCATTGCATGGGCTAAGAAGAAGTCAACAGAAAAGGGGGACAACAGGTGGGGAAAGACAGATGCAGGAGTGGAGGAAAGTGctggaaggaaagagagaggcatGATGCAGGAGGAGGATGTTGACAAGGAGGTtgagggaaagaggaaaggtgaaagtgaagagagagaatggagaCAATGTCAAGAGAAGGaaagaactgaaaaagaagagaaaagggagagagaagaaggtaCAACATCTGAGCATGCCAATGAGGAGGTCAAGCATGTGGCATTCAGTGGAGATAGTGATGGAAAAGATGACATAGGAGGAGGCAAAGAGAGCCTTGAGAACAAGGCCTTTGTGTATGATCAGGAATCCCAGTTTCATCCAAAGCAATCAACGTCACCAAGACAGGACTTTGAAAACACTCTGCACGCAGGAAATCAGATTTTATTGGAATATGAGGAAATTCCTGGTGTTCCTGATCAGGATGATGAAGATGCATCAGAAGAGGTAAAGAGGAAGGTCCGGTTCTCCTCAGCACCAATCAAG GTGTACAGCACCTACTCTAACGCAGAGTATGACAGACACAATGAGGATATTGACCCAGTGTCCGCCTCGGCCGAGTATGAGCTGGAGAAGAGAGTGGACAGGATGGACGTCTTTCCAGTGGAGATAGAAAAGG GCCATGGCGGTCTGGGTATCAGTATCATAGGAATGGGTGTAGGGGCTGACCAGGGACTGGAAAAACTGGGAATTTTTGTCAAGACAATAACTGAACGAGGAGCAACACAGAGGGACGGAAG gatTCAGGTGAATGACCAGATAGTGGAGGTGGATGGGGTGAGTTTGGTTGGAGTCTCCCAGCTGTTTGCAGCCACTATACTCAAGAATACATCAGGCCTCGTCAA GTTTTTGATTGGTCGTGAGAAAGAGGGTGTGGAGAGTGAGGTGGCAAGACTGATCAACGAAAGCCTGGAAATGGATAAAGCATCCAGAAAG AGGGAAAGAGCAGGCGGAGATGAGGATAGTGACGGCAGCGTGTCAGAGGAGGGCTCAGTggctgaagaagaagaggaagatgaagaggaggaagatgaagaggaggatgtgTCCATTCTTTCCGGTCTGGACAACTACCAGCTCTGCCTCAAATACCAGCAG cTTCAGTCAAAACTACGAAGCAGAATGGCCCAACTTCACCACACCAGAGAAAAG TTAAAGGCATGGGAGGAGCAGCAGGCGTTTTGGGAGAGCCAGAAGACTGAGCTAGAGCAGAGagtggaggatggagaggagaaagCTGACAAACTAGAGAA GTATTGGCAAGAGGCCCAGACACTGTGCAGGGTTGTGAGCCAGCGACTGGCTGATGCccagagccaatcagagagccTGGAGATCAAATACGGCAAAGCCAAGAGACTAGTCAGAGAATACCAGAACAG agaggaggagagagagaaaagagaagcagatttgaggagagaaatggaggcGAGAGAGAAACAGCATAGTGACACTATTGAAAGGCTGCAAATCCAG ATAGCACAGCTAGAGAAAAAAGAGCCTGTAGCTGAAAGAAAGAACCACTCTGTGGACTCTTCAGTCATAG GTTCAGAGTGGTCTATTCCAGTCCCCAATACAGGACGTCTCGACTCCAGTGCTCATATAGCTAGAGCTCAGCTGGCCCAGAAATCCAAGCGCCACCCACCCTCACGAGACAAGCTCCGAGAGAGCTTTAGAAAACAG GAAGATGCTGTCCAGAAACCAGAGGAGAGCCAATCGCTGTCTGCTCCCACAGTGGTACAAAGGAGCAGTAGAAGTGACATGTCCAGTACCTCCTCGCTCTCAACCCTCAGTCCTCATCCTCCCACCAGCTCCATCTTCACCCCTCCCATCTACATCACTGACACTGTCACTCCTTCGCCATGCAAATTGTCAGCTTCCAGAAAGTCCAAAAGGAGATTTCCAGACTTCAG tgGCCTTCGCAAGTCTCTCAGCAAAAGGAGAAGtggaaaacacagcagaagGTCCACGAACAACAG GGGGTCGTTTGGTGACCTGGTGGATGAGCCTGCTGGAGTTTCTCCATCAGGTTCAGTCACCTCCATGCCCTCTTGCTTGCCCTTTCCCTGGtttggagagagagggagggagagggaagaggaggaggagagggagagaggcagggagaggctTCGGTCTGTGTCCAGCAGCAGTTTACCGTACCTGACCACCACAGGCAGAAGAGATCAG ACGTTGGACGATGACCCGGTTcccaccaacaacaacaatcagtGGCAAAGTCAACCCATCTTGGAGTGGAACAACCAGCAGGTCTGTCTGTGGTTAATCGCCATGAACCTGGATCAATACACATCTGAATTTGCTACCAGAGGAGTGGACGGGACACAGCTGCTTAACATGGACAGTGAGAAACTCAAG GCTCTGGGCGTGTGCAGTCAAAGTGACCGGTCTGCCCTCAAGAAGAAGCTGAAGGatatgaagaaaagagaggagagagaacagaggaagGTAGAGAAGAGACcgaaagaagaaaaggagaaagagaagaatgCAGTTTTGGGCCaagagaatgaaggaaaagaGTGTGTGAGGGTGATGATGGAGAAGTCTGTAAAAGACGTCAGACACAGTGGCAAAACTGTAAGAACTGAGTCACTCTTATAA
- the LOC120798570 gene encoding uncharacterized protein LOC120798570 isoform X4, producing the protein MMRTDSKGRSASPHRITYKSDFHAIKCSFDTGTSLHQGTKAAAGPQRSAVHPNRLLYSLSDPIMSHTSNSSSTGSRGRVHSTRGTKIRDNIFLQMDSQQLRQDGGPVLSSGSTLLLPPQNPSLQLQTSPFSGSRCSVMSTSSALSTVASISIPESSLQDKPSRSDEIRDIDRAALAQKFSVTRRLFETKVMEVGGVSKPVTGRGSKGMADGKVEGEDGRGGNSQLEKGEEASGKRKHTEEDGFDKDINLPVINISSPKSPAPMFLTRHPKSPVSDGPAEAANKSPSHPDKHGQTTGTQGEEERVESTNLDLCLTPEEPVRAELVDVKTESSESDENEEEKEQKEIKQWLEDKEGKYVNKIVGEHVEALADDVFEESSMETTPGPYTLENKVELRAGEGGPVAPSEHQRQLSRSMPCKKETKDDKESGGDKYQQVNEQWEGEREEQYGEFIAWAKKKSTEKGDNRWGKTDAGVEESAGRKERGMMQEEDVDKEVEGKRKGESEEREWRQCQEKERTEKEEKREREEGTTSEHANEEVKHVAFSGDSDGKDDIGGGKESLENKAFVYDQESQFHPKQSTSPRQDFENTLHAGNQILLEYEEIPGVPDQDDEDASEEVKRKVRFSSAPIKVYSTYSNAEYDRHNEDIDPVSASAEYELEKRVDRMDVFPVEIEKGHGGLGISIIGMGVGADQGLEKLGIFVKTITERGATQRDGRIQVNDQIVEVDGVSLVGVSQLFAATILKNTSGLVKFLIGREKEGVESEVARLINESLEMDKASRKRERAGGDEDSDGSVSEEGSVAEEEEEDEEEEDEEEDVSILSGLDNYQLCLKYQQLQSKLRSRMAQLHHTREKLKAWEEQQAFWESQKTELEQRVEDGEEKADKLEKYWQEAQTLCRVVSQRLADAQSQSESLEIKYGKAKRLVREYQNREEEREKREADLRREMEAREKQHSDTIERLQIQIAQLEKKEPVAERKNHSVDSSVIGSEWSIPVPNTGRLDSSAHIARAQLAQKSKRHPPSRDKLRESFRKQEDAVQKPEESQSLSAPTVVQRSSRSDMSSTSSLSTLSPHPPTSSIFTPPIYITDTVTPSPCKLSASRKSKRRFPDFRCRWPSQVSQQKEKWKTQQKVHEQQGVVW; encoded by the exons ATGATGCGGACGGACAGCAAAGGCCGAAGTGCCTCCCCTCACAGGATAACCTACAAGTCTGACTTCCATGCCATTAAATGTTCATTTGACACCGGGACCAGTCTTCACCAAGGGACCAAAGCTGCTGCTGGTCCTCAGCGCTCTGCTGTGCATCCAAACAGGCTGCTATACAGCCTGTCAGATCCCATTATGTCCCACACCAGCAATAGCAGCAGCACAGGCAGCAGAGGGAGAGTCCACAGCACCAGGGGGACCAAGATCAGAGACAACATCTTCCTCCAAATGGACAGCCAGCAGCTTAGACAAGATGGTGGTCCAGTGCTGAGTTCTGGCTCCAcactcctccttcctccccaaAATCCTAGCCTGCAGCTCCAAACATCACCTTTCTCTGGATCCAGATGTTCAGTCATGAGTACCTCATCAGCTCTGAGCACTGTGGCCAGCATTTCTATCCCAGAATCCTCTCTGCAAGATAAACCGTCCAGATCGGATGAGATAAGGGATATTGACAGAGCCGCTCTGGCTCAGAAGTTCTCTGTTACCCGGAGGTTATTTGAGACCAAGGTGATGGAGGTTGGAGGAGTTTCAAAACCTGTGACTGGCAGAGGAAGTAAGGGGATGGCGGATGGGAAAGTAGAAGGAGAggatgggagaggaggaaacagccAGCTGGAAAAAGGGGAAGAGGCAAGTGGGAAAAGGAAGCACACAGAGGAGGATGGCTTTGATAAAGACATAAACCTACCTGTCATAAATATTTCCTCGCCAAAGTCTCCTGCACCCATGTTCCTGACAAGGCACCCTAAATCTCCTGTATCAGATGGCCCTGCTGAAGCAGCCAACAAATCTCCCTCCCACCCTGACAAACATGGTCAAACCACAGGAacacagggagaggaagaaagggtaGAAAGCACTAATCTTGACCTCTGCTTGACCCCTGAGGAGCCAGTGAGAGCAGAACTCGTTGATGTAAAGACCGAGTCATCAGAAAGTGATGAgaatgaagaggaaaaggagcaaAAAGAGATCAAACAATGGCTTGAGGACAAGGAGGGAAAGTATGTAAACAAAATTGTAGGAGAACATGTGGAGGCCCTAGCGGATGATGTTTTTGAAGAATCAAGCATGGAAACAACACCAGGACCTTATACGCTGGAAAACAAAGTGGAACTAAGAGCAGGAGAAGGTGGGCCAGTTGCTCCCTCAGAACACCAGAGGCAGTTATCCAGAAGCATGCCATGTAAAAAAGAGACTAAAGATGACAAGGAAAGTGGAGGAGACAAGTATCAGCAGGTGAATGAACAATGGGAGGGTGAAAGGGAGGAGCAGTACGGAGAGTTCATTGCATGGGCTAAGAAGAAGTCAACAGAAAAGGGGGACAACAGGTGGGGAAAGACAGATGCAGGAGTGGAGGAAAGTGctggaaggaaagagagaggcatGATGCAGGAGGAGGATGTTGACAAGGAGGTtgagggaaagaggaaaggtgaaagtgaagagagagaatggagaCAATGTCAAGAGAAGGaaagaactgaaaaagaagagaaaagggagagagaagaaggtaCAACATCTGAGCATGCCAATGAGGAGGTCAAGCATGTGGCATTCAGTGGAGATAGTGATGGAAAAGATGACATAGGAGGAGGCAAAGAGAGCCTTGAGAACAAGGCCTTTGTGTATGATCAGGAATCCCAGTTTCATCCAAAGCAATCAACGTCACCAAGACAGGACTTTGAAAACACTCTGCACGCAGGAAATCAGATTTTATTGGAATATGAGGAAATTCCTGGTGTTCCTGATCAGGATGATGAAGATGCATCAGAAGAGGTAAAGAGGAAGGTCCGGTTCTCCTCAGCACCAATCAAG GTGTACAGCACCTACTCTAACGCAGAGTATGACAGACACAATGAGGATATTGACCCAGTGTCCGCCTCGGCCGAGTATGAGCTGGAGAAGAGAGTGGACAGGATGGACGTCTTTCCAGTGGAGATAGAAAAGG GCCATGGCGGTCTGGGTATCAGTATCATAGGAATGGGTGTAGGGGCTGACCAGGGACTGGAAAAACTGGGAATTTTTGTCAAGACAATAACTGAACGAGGAGCAACACAGAGGGACGGAAG gatTCAGGTGAATGACCAGATAGTGGAGGTGGATGGGGTGAGTTTGGTTGGAGTCTCCCAGCTGTTTGCAGCCACTATACTCAAGAATACATCAGGCCTCGTCAA GTTTTTGATTGGTCGTGAGAAAGAGGGTGTGGAGAGTGAGGTGGCAAGACTGATCAACGAAAGCCTGGAAATGGATAAAGCATCCAGAAAG AGGGAAAGAGCAGGCGGAGATGAGGATAGTGACGGCAGCGTGTCAGAGGAGGGCTCAGTggctgaagaagaagaggaagatgaagaggaggaagatgaagaggaggatgtgTCCATTCTTTCCGGTCTGGACAACTACCAGCTCTGCCTCAAATACCAGCAG cTTCAGTCAAAACTACGAAGCAGAATGGCCCAACTTCACCACACCAGAGAAAAG TTAAAGGCATGGGAGGAGCAGCAGGCGTTTTGGGAGAGCCAGAAGACTGAGCTAGAGCAGAGagtggaggatggagaggagaaagCTGACAAACTAGAGAA GTATTGGCAAGAGGCCCAGACACTGTGCAGGGTTGTGAGCCAGCGACTGGCTGATGCccagagccaatcagagagccTGGAGATCAAATACGGCAAAGCCAAGAGACTAGTCAGAGAATACCAGAACAG agaggaggagagagagaaaagagaagcagatttgaggagagaaatggaggcGAGAGAGAAACAGCATAGTGACACTATTGAAAGGCTGCAAATCCAG ATAGCACAGCTAGAGAAAAAAGAGCCTGTAGCTGAAAGAAAGAACCACTCTGTGGACTCTTCAGTCATAG GTTCAGAGTGGTCTATTCCAGTCCCCAATACAGGACGTCTCGACTCCAGTGCTCATATAGCTAGAGCTCAGCTGGCCCAGAAATCCAAGCGCCACCCACCCTCACGAGACAAGCTCCGAGAGAGCTTTAGAAAACAG GAAGATGCTGTCCAGAAACCAGAGGAGAGCCAATCGCTGTCTGCTCCCACAGTGGTACAAAGGAGCAGTAGAAGTGACATGTCCAGTACCTCCTCGCTCTCAACCCTCAGTCCTCATCCTCCCACCAGCTCCATCTTCACCCCTCCCATCTACATCACTGACACTGTCACTCCTTCGCCATGCAAATTGTCAGCTTCCAGAAAGTCCAAAAGGAGATTTCCAGACTTCAGGTGCAgg tgGCCTTCGCAAGTCTCTCAGCAAAAGGAGAAGtggaaaacacagcagaagGTCCACGAACAACAG GGGGTCGTTTGGTGA